GTAAAAGAGTGCAAGAGCGTAGCACCCTTTTGAGAGAGAATGTGATAAAATTAATTTGCGTGTGTTCAAAAAGGGGTGGTAGCCTAATGCGAGTACTTGTCTTTTTTCTCTTTTTTTGCACGACACTCTTCGCACATCATACCGTTGAGCCTATTTCCATACAGCTTGCATGGCTTCACCAATTCCAATCAGCGGGCTTTTATATCGCCAAAGAAAAAGGCTTTTACGAAGAACTTGATCTTAATGTGACGATCAAAGAATTTCGCCCCAATACCAATATCGTTGAAAGTGTTATTTCAGGTGAAAGCACTTACGGCATTGGCAAATCTTCACTGATTATCGATCGCCATAACCAAAAACCTATCGTTGCATTGATGGCTCTGTTTCAACACTCACCTTCTGTTCTTATTTCTACCAATCCTGTTATCAAAACACCCGACGACCTCTTTAATCGTATCATTATGATGAGCATTGAAGAGTCTAGCTCAGTTAGTATTTTATCGATGCTTATGAGTCATGGTGTCAAAATAGAGGATATCTTTTTGCGTCAACCCTCTTTTAACCTTGATGATCTGATTAACAATAATGTCGATGCAATGGCGTGCTATATCTCCAATGAACCTTTTTTACTGAATGAGCGCAATATCACCCATACCATTTTAAACCCTAAAGAGCATGGCTTTGACTTCTATGGCGACATTCTTTTTACATCTGAGCGTGAAATATCTTTGCATAAAGAACGTGCTAAGCGCTTTTATACAGCGACCAAACAAGGGTGGGAATGGGCCTTTGAGCATATCCCGCAAACGGCTCAGCTTATTTACGAAAAATACAACACGCAACATAAAAGCCTTGAAGCTCTCATTTACGAGGGCGAAACGCTTAAAAAACTTGCTTTTGATGAGGATAAACCTTTTGGGATGATTGAAACTAAAAAATTTGAAGAGATCGCCAATGTCTATAAAATCAGTGGTATTCTACAAAATCGCTATGACTTACAAGGCTTTGTAGATCCTCTTCATTTTGCAAAAGATATAGTTAAAATTGGCATTTTATCTAGCCGAGAAGGAAGTGATACGTTTCCAAAAACATGGAGTGATAGTGCGCAATACTTAAGCACCCTCTTTCCTTCCCATCAATTTAGCATTGTGCCTTTAAATTTTGACGAGATGAAAACAAGTCTAGAAAAAGGTGAAGTAGAATTTGTCATCACCAACCCTGTCAATGCCATCCAACTTGAACAGTTGTATGGATTAAGCCGTATTGCAACACTTAGTCCTCGCTACAAAGAGCACTATTACAGTGAGTATGGCAGTGTTATCTTCAGCAAAGCAGATGCCAAGATTGAAAATTACAGTGATCTTAAAGGTAAAAAGGTAGGGGCGGTTTCGCCACACTCTTTTGGCGGTTATCTTTTAGGTATTAAAGAGCTTAATAATCCTTCACTTACCCAAAATACCACCTTTTGGGAAACGCATAACAATGTCGTCAAAGCTGTTTTAGATGGACGTATTGATGTAGGAATTATTCGAACCAATGTATTAGAAAAAATGCAAGATGAAGGCATTTTAAAACTGAGTGATGTCAAAATTTTAGGGGACAAAAAACATCCCAATTTTCCATTTGTATCGAGTACCGAGCTCTATCCAGAGTGGGTTTTAGCCAAAGCACCGCATACCTCCGAATACCTCACCAATGAAGTCCTAAGCACGCTCTTAAAACTCTCATCCTCGTCTAAAGCAACGCAAGCGTTTCGCCTTAAAACGCCTCTAGATTACTCCAAAGTACATGCCATTCTCAAAGAGTTTAACATCTATCCTTATGAGCAAGAACCCTATACGTTCGTTGACGTCATCCTCAAATACCGATACCTGTTTCTAGGGCTTTTTATCGTATTTCTCATCTCCGTTGCCTTTATGATTTTCATTCAACGTCTCAATAAAAAGCTCCGTGATCGTACCAATGAAATTCAAAACTT
This Sulfurospirillum arsenophilum NBRC 109478 DNA region includes the following protein-coding sequences:
- a CDS encoding diguanylate cyclase, producing MRVLVFFLFFCTTLFAHHTVEPISIQLAWLHQFQSAGFYIAKEKGFYEELDLNVTIKEFRPNTNIVESVISGESTYGIGKSSLIIDRHNQKPIVALMALFQHSPSVLISTNPVIKTPDDLFNRIIMMSIEESSSVSILSMLMSHGVKIEDIFLRQPSFNLDDLINNNVDAMACYISNEPFLLNERNITHTILNPKEHGFDFYGDILFTSEREISLHKERAKRFYTATKQGWEWAFEHIPQTAQLIYEKYNTQHKSLEALIYEGETLKKLAFDEDKPFGMIETKKFEEIANVYKISGILQNRYDLQGFVDPLHFAKDIVKIGILSSREGSDTFPKTWSDSAQYLSTLFPSHQFSIVPLNFDEMKTSLEKGEVEFVITNPVNAIQLEQLYGLSRIATLSPRYKEHYYSEYGSVIFSKADAKIENYSDLKGKKVGAVSPHSFGGYLLGIKELNNPSLTQNTTFWETHNNVVKAVLDGRIDVGIIRTNVLEKMQDEGILKLSDVKILGDKKHPNFPFVSSTELYPEWVLAKAPHTSEYLTNEVLSTLLKLSSSSKATQAFRLKTPLDYSKVHAILKEFNIYPYEQEPYTFVDVILKYRYLFLGLFIVFLISVAFMIFIQRLNKKLRDRTNEIQNFNETLEQEVQQRTHELSLLNSKLKELANTDELTKIDNRRHFLLMATQYFHMAKRNAMELHILSLDIDFFKHVNDTYGHAKGDEVLKFFCKTIKEMIRQSDIFGRIGGEEFCICIQNTSLDGARILAEKIRECIERTTGNTQNLPAITVSIGISSLKESDKEVFDIIKRSDEALYDAKRKGRNQVQIL